A window of the Actinomycetota bacterium genome harbors these coding sequences:
- a CDS encoding DEAD/DEAH box helicase, translating into MPCARRWGRNRRGRCARTRGRSGTPTSGQRAIAWGSRTWPGQRPCWGSGWLATQDAGRRPSGGGLASLPRSVAASPRTIRLRKWQKTALDAFRARDGDDFLAVATPGAGKTTFALAAARQDLAAHPGRRLVVVAPTQHLKGQWAQAAEGFELQLADAPHLESVAAEQSPVARRRALRDANAVLVRAIAGATGMSHAQVNGELNRLSGVSRVAEADADALDRRRSEGARWLTRISARSGTRGR; encoded by the coding sequence ATGCCGTGCGCCAGACGCTGGGGCAGGAACCGCCGGGGTCGCTGCGCGAGGACCCGGGGCCGGAGTGGGACGCCGACCAGCGGGCAGAGGGCGATCGCGTGGGGCTCGAGAACGTGGCCCGGGCAGAGGCCCTGCTGGGGTAGCGGCTGGCTGGCTACGCAGGATGCAGGGCGGCGCCCCTCGGGGGGAGGGCTGGCTAGCCTCCCGCGCTCCGTGGCCGCCTCCCCTCGCACAATCCGCCTCCGAAAGTGGCAGAAGACGGCCCTCGATGCCTTCCGCGCGCGCGACGGCGACGACTTCCTCGCGGTGGCCACGCCGGGTGCCGGAAAGACCACGTTCGCGCTGGCAGCCGCCCGCCAGGACCTGGCCGCGCACCCAGGGCGGCGGCTGGTGGTGGTGGCGCCCACCCAGCACCTGAAGGGTCAGTGGGCGCAGGCGGCAGAGGGGTTCGAGCTGCAGTTGGCGGATGCGCCGCACCTGGAGAGCGTCGCCGCCGAGCAGAGCCCGGTGGCGCGGCGGCGGGCCTTGCGCGATGCCAACGCCGTGCTGGTGAGGGCCATCGCCGGGGCAACGGGCATGAGCCACGCGCAGGTGAACGGCGAGCTGAACCGCCTGAGCGGGGTGAGCCGGGTGGCCGAGGCGGACGCCGATGCACTCGACCGGCGGAGGTCGGAGGGCGCGCGTTGGTTGACACGCATCAGCGCGCGTTCCGGCACCAGGGGGCGCTGA